tagcctaaaggatcatcccgtgcaacataaataatacttcgcaactccctcaagatggggtgttactcatattatttagcgggcacggactatcatctcctgctacccgattactatctttaagttgtttacctaaagcgcactagtcaattcaaagtcgtactctatgcgtgcactacccgtcccacgcctatggtccaggaggcatttggacctctatttcagggtggttctagactttaacttaggttgctcaaaagagAAAAATACTATGCGACAAGCAAAACATTTAGGTCTTTCACATataagcaaataagggctcaaTTTAGCCTTCTCATTTAGACAACAAATACATGCCAAACTGATTAACATTAACAGATTTTAATTAGTTAAGGTTGCAGAATCCTATCCAGGATCTCTATGTTATACCAAATTAATGAGCAGACACCTACACGCAAATGCCATTTCCTAAATACGATTTCAAGAAACCTACCTAATTTGCATACTGATTTTAAGCATAAGGGgattaaacctataggcatgatgtctaggtgttctactcaataataaataatggtAATCACGTACGGATATTCAGAATTACTTATTTAGTcatataggcatattttctagtgataataatGACACAGTGTCGAGAACTCCTGAATAAACGAGCAAGATGATAATTAAACTGATTTAGACCTACAGGCATGCTTTCTACAATTTAATccgattttagatcctatagacatgatctccaCAATTTGTGAATAGGGCAGCATGTAAACGCATATTGAATCATACAATTCCCTATAGGCATAGTTTctaataaacaaaaatataaaaaataattgaacCAAGTATTGAAACCATAGGCAGGATTGCTAACATATAATGACTGAACATAATAGGATACCTatatgcatgatttctaacacacgaTAACTAAACATACATTATTGAACTTATAGGCACGATTTCTACCCCATTTATTCAAATATAAGATAAAAATCCCTTTTCTAATTTCACTAATACCCCAAatgttattataataattattacaAACCCAGAATGAATAGCATGAATTACATAGGAGaataactatagggagcctacagcaaGCCCAAAATACACCTGGACAGGCCTGGCCTTTATTCTCACAAATCATAACAGTCTCCAAGTTACACACTCATAGACATACAACGGCCAAGAATTGAATGATTCACCCAGCGAGCACAAGAtagagttgagcatatagaaccaagGCCATTGTGTGTCAGAGTTCcaaagggcttcaagaacccatggcagtgctcacactagggtggtTAACAAGAATAGTTTAGAGGAGGGAttagggaccaaatcctagtgtgtcagagttcacaagggtctctaaTGAACCCTgagtagtgctcacactagggaggctaAAGGACAGAACTTGGGCAGCATTGGCTAAGAATAGGATTTAAAAGAGCTTAggtgatagagaaagaaagaccaAAATTGAGAAGACGTGAATTGAGGATTTAAACCGACATGACCAAATTGAGTCAACAAGCAGACACTTAAATAGAACTTAAAAAAAGAACTAGTTTAATGAAACTGATAAACAGGTTTCAAACTCAGCACAGTAGCAGTCACATGCTAAAAGTTGGCAAAGAACATGTTTGCAAGTTTGGCAAAGTTAGAGGTGTAGAATGAGTTAAAGCATGTTGAATCATGTTAAGTACATAACCTAGTGTTATCATCAAGAAAACCAGAACAACATCATAGAAGGGGGGAGGGCATCATGCTTACAGTCATAAGTCAAGACACACACACTCAGTAAAATCATGTTAAGTAGCAGGTAACTTTGTTATAATGATCTAACCAAAGATGATCCAGTTTGTGTCAAAGGATAAAGCAGCAATTCGAACATGATGAGACAGCTATTCCAAATTACAAACAAACACTAGAGGGGGTGTGGGATCGAGTGATCATGTTAACACAATAGCAAAGAggcagattataactagtaataaGAGTCACAGATATGAGGCATTCACTGCAAGGATTCAGGGTAAGGGGATAAACATGTTCATAGGCATTCAAAGATTGATACACTAACTGGATAGACCTTAAATAAGTTCAAATAACTTCAGCACATGTAACATTAGGAGCAATTAAGTGTTAAAGGGACAAAGACATACAGATTTGATAGAGCTATACTTAAACACCCTTCCAAAGCATATTGATTAACAAATTCAGTAGTAATCACATATACAAATTAGGGACATGTAAGAATGAAAGTGCAGAAGTTGGGTGACTCACCAGTTAAGCGAGAAAAATGCACAAAGTATGGAAGTCCACAGTATATAGCAAGATTTCAGAGCTGACTAGCCTTGGCTTCCAGCCGGCCAAAGTTAGAGTATAGAATGTGAAATCGGTATAACCTTAGGTCTAGTAAGTCTATAGTGAGTTCAGAAAGTAGTCGAAGGTCCTTTTAAAAGGGAATGAGGGAAGAGTATATATAGTGATAGAAATCAGCACATAAACATGGAAACAAATCAGTCATATGCAAGAAAATATTTCAGAATCAGGTATAGGTAATTTAGGGCACAAATCAAGGGATTCAGCAAATTAGGGAAACACTTGAGATTATTCAGAATATTTAAGGTAAATACACAGACATACCAAAACATAAAATCGTTCAGACTTATTAAGGCATACTTTAAAGGACACGCAAATAATATCGAAACAAAAATTATTCAGAACATTTAAGTAAATATTAAAGGAAACATAAATaataccaaaacaaaaattattcataatatttaaacaaatattaaagtACAAATTAGGGAAAACATAAGGAAAGAAAGTAATCGAACATAGAAAGGAAAGATTCACCAGAATCGGTAAGAAAAGGAGAAAGTTTCAAACCCTAGTTTTAGGAAAAGTGTGAAATCAGtagaaaataaagtaaaaatcgcACAAAATAAGATGAATAGAAGCAGAATAACATTAAAAATCAGAAAATCGGACCTATTTTGGTCCGATTGAAAGGGTTTGAAAACCCTAATTTGGGGTAGGTAAGAATCATCAACAGATATGAAGAATATTCATTACTCACAAAGAATCAATGATGAACATAGACGGAATAGCCACAGACATTAGAGGTGTGAAccgatttggttcgattttggcAAGATTTGCTTGCCATGTTAGGCAAGCAACTAAGCAAGATCATAGACAAGTGGCCAGTGGTGATGAGAGGTAAATAAGGTAAGGGAATCCATGGTGGATTCCGTTTTGGGGCCGGATTTGGGGGTGTTTGATAGGAACGGCGGCTAGGGTTCATCAGAGATGAGAGACGAGGGAATTCCAGGGCGGCGAGGTGGTATAGAATGATTAGGTCTAGAGGTTTAGGTTGGTTTAAAGGGGAGGGTGTAACGTGGaccgttgatcttagagatcaacagTCACGATTTAAAGGGATCCTAGGTCGGGTGTTTAAATGGGTATGGGGATTGTGCTAATGGGTCTTGGCCAAGGGTATTGGGCTGGTGTAAGGGTCTTGGGTTAAATCCGAAAATAGGAGAttttagggctagattttaaatacccactatttaacaaataaataatttataaaataattaataaataaaaaaaatatcatttgtgcatgaaaatgattaaaaataattacttattattataaaaatataaaaagtcattttCTGTATGAATAATCTAATTATATaagcatatgggctattattgcaaaatatgcaatttggccctaaagaatacaaatgtaattatgataaatgcactgaaaatatttaaaacctcatattggtataaataataattttatattattaaatcatcataaaaataatttgtaggataattattggatatttatataataaaaattcagaaataaattgatttaaaatctttaaaaattatggaaaattatgaaacatACCTGTGTATGCttataaatcaaatgatgatgcatatgcgctattttgaaggtatatatatatatatatataaattgatttaaaatctttaaaaattatggaaaattatgaaacatacttgtgtatgcttataaatcaaatgatgatgcatatgcgctattttgagggtatatatatatatatatatatcaacagggcggacctagcagatttgaggctgacaTCAAAGTCgcagacagttgaactaaagagcctattatgctagatagttttcctgtacttatcttctaacATGGTATGTTTCTCCCTCACAACAACAAGCTCtccaattttggagttcaaggttgcTTCTAAGTCAGTCACATTTTCGGCAGTAACAGCCTCGCGCTCGGTTGCAACAAGAACAGCATCCTGGACTTAAGCCCATTTGGCCTTggattcatcaaatctaacccttagcgggccaatttcttggctgagggttaccacttcttgctcgctttgctgcaaacgagcctccaaaataACAGCCTCAGTAGCTTTAgtttccagttctgagaggcggAGAACAGTTTGGTCTCGTTCCACCAAAAGTTGATTCCATTCAGAGGCAAGTTCCACCatctcacgaatcaacctctgaaggccctcagaagcaagaaagttgtcCTACAAAACTAGAAGAAGTAAAACTTAAAACACATTCATACAAgagtagaagaaataacaaatgAAGAAAGGAACGCACCGTTGcggcattgtgcatggcattgttgaACAAACACTCCCCCGAGAGTGCTTGAATATTTTTCCAATATTTCTCTAAAGCCAAAggttcagatagttagcaagctccaccggccggaAGAGCAAGTTGCAtctggtagagaccgaaagaaTAATATTCCTCCTCATTTGTGGATGATAGTAGGCTATAAACTCATtctttagtcacttattgcactctaatgtactgcactttaattgagtttgagctttaatcactAGTATTTTGCACTGATTATGTGTTTTAGCCTTGTAGgaggattccgagctatgtagatattatggaatgaattcgagtaaTTTGGAGCTCTGAAGTCTGactaaaagcccaaggaattaagccgaGATCGCGTTCGGGGCCGAGAACCACGTCTGGATAAcaaaaagtcaagaaaaatcTGTACTCCAAGAAAACAACACATCCGCGGTGCGTGGGGCAGTGCGTGGCATGCCGCGCCTGTGTATTTTCCTGCTGCCTATCAGAAATCAACTTTTTGGATTTCTTACTAATTTCCCGCATGGTGAGTATCCCCATGCGGCGCGcttgtgcaatttttacagagtattTGTCCTATTTCGCGCAGGAGAAGGTGTTttcatctgggcccgaccctacttggtataaatacatggaaaaacattatATTTAGGACTTTTGACaaatctaagacctaaggaggctaaggaggaggtggagaagcaaaagcacaaggaattcatcattaaatcctcactcaagacaagagtttggatcgttttatatttttctttatatttgtgatgaattactccatatctatggagtagttccctttagggtttgatggatttggtgtattgatatttgtttgtggatattaactctagtttttatgtagtgaatcattttggatattttaattgttgcatctatatttacatgttcatgtaatcgaaagaggaataacttgtgatatctttgcattatcttattaGTTGAAATCATTAATTcctcttagtaatcgaaagaggctagttgaattgttgattaaacctagttaggaggataatcgagagaggttctcctagagaccaatccactatgaagtcgtacatatcttcaccgagcttaaattggttcatattgttaggttgaaacttaatcgagataGGAGTTTCTGCtaaacatttgaactaataattgagtgaattcgagagactcacttgaacattagagtgaattaactagagttaaatcccagacatatATCTTTaacctatccaatcaatccctattttctccccttgatatcttccttgcttacttttgttcgagtgtcattcgtcaattagctttagattcttagtaaattttagttttaaattacATAATTCTCAACTATTGATTATGTTGGAtagaaatctagctacaaactattataatactatttaactccaatccctgtggatacgatattatattatactatattcgactagcgagcatatttaactgtgtgttttgcgctcatcaaattgtggcgtcgttgccggggattggcaatcaatagtgtttgaaatagttgtagtgctaatttaggaatttttctttttctttttatttttatttttccctttttacggttggtgttacaagaacaagggtgatatccaaaattgtaataactatcggggtatcaagctgcttagccaaactatgaaagtctgggaaagagtggtagagctaagggtaaGGAGGAGTGTGTCTATATTTTTGAGAACCAGTTTGGATTTATGCCGGGGCGTTCAACTACAAAAGctatccaccttgttaggagattgatgaaGTAGTACaaggagagaaagaaggacttgcatatggtgttcatcgacttagaaatgGCGTATAATAAAGTTCTGAGGGAGgatttgtggagatgtttggaggctagaggtgtacctggtacctacgttaggttgattaaggacatgtatgatagaGTAAAGACCCGAGTAAGGACGGTAGGTGGGGACTCGGACtattttccggttatgatggggttgcatcaggggtcggcactcaacccttttttgttttctctggtgatggacgtactgacgcgccactttcaaggggaggtgtcgtggtgcatgctatttatAGATGacattgtattgattgacgagacgcgagacaacgtgaacgcgcaattagaggtatggaggcagaccctggaatctaaaggtttcaagttgagcagtaccaagacagaatacttggagtgtaagttcagtggcgagattCAAGGAGGgtaaggggaggtgaggctggactcgcaggtcatcccaaGGAGatggagttttaagtaccttgggtctattattcaaggggatggggagattgataaagatgtcacacatcgtattggtgCGGGATGGATGGAATGGAGACTCGCTTCAggtattttgtgtgacaagaaggtgccatcaAAATTTAAggataagttctacagagtggtggtcagaccaacgatgttgtatggggctgagtgttggccagtcaagatcgctcatatccagaagatgaaggtagcagagaagAGGATGTTGATATGGATGTGCaagcacaccaggttagataggatcagaaatgaggttattcgtgaCAAGGTgtgtgtggcccctattgaggataaGATGCAGGAAGCACGGCTCAGGTGGTTTGGTCTTGTGAGGAGTAGGAGTATAGACgcaccggtgaggaggtgtgagggGTTGACATTAGAGGGCCTacgaagaggtagaggtaggctaaagaagaggtggggagatgtgattaggcaagacatggcacaacttcagctgaccgaagACATGACCCTtaataggaaggtatggaggtcgaggattagggtagtagagtaggtagtctagagtgttcataacaatagtattggcacgcagtctcgctttctgttggtagtaggtttttatgactaaccgttgctttctttcattgttgatcaccttactgtcttgttgtttttattctacttttatatggctttttggtactgtccattcttgtctatattttcattaatgcgGTGCTTAttctttcctgagccgagggtctattggaaatagcctctctatcctcacaaggtaggggtaaggtctgcgtacacactaccctccccagacctcacggtatgggataatactgggtacgttgttgttgttgttgttgttgttgttgtacggTTGGAGTTCTTTGACTGTGCACATGTTGCAGGTAAGAGTGGTGCATGACTTGATCTTCTGGGGAGGAATTGCTACCATATGAACCAGAAATAGAAAAATAACTGCGAcaactgaggaaggaaagaaatctccctgagaatatagagaaggttgggcaatcctcaaccaaagaaactatggctgaagatgatgataatgttgatttggctgcaagagaagcAGCGCAACAAAGAGAAAAAGGTGCACGAGATGCTGAGGAAGCAACTATTAGGGATACGCAGTATATCTATGAAGAAGAAAGGGGTCACTGACTTAACCAAAATCAACCTATGGGTGCAGACCAGTTAGACACATAGCTCCCGGTACtaggagaccacttggtgattacgctagaccggtctacaaccaagaATTATCAAGTATTAGACTACCTTCAGTGGCTGCGAACAATTTCGatttgaagcaagggttgctccaaactcTACAAAATTGTTATGTCTTCCgagggaagatgaacgaagatctaAACAcacatctgatggacttcgacgagattatgaacaccttttaaTACAATGGTGGTTCACAAAatgcagtttacttaagggcattccccttcacactcaaagatgatacAAAGCAGTGCTTAGAAGCTTTCCCcggggatcaattagaacatgggaggagatgaccagaaaatttcttgataaatatttttcctcacctaagacgggcaagtttagaaaagaaatccataacttctgccagaaagatactgaaactgtgtttgaagcttgggagaggtttaaggagattgtcaaaaagtgtcaacatagcggaattgaactctggacgCAACtctaggatttttgggatggGTTGACACCGGCCACACGTAGAATATTAagtaatgcagctggaggcccatTGATGAAGAAGACACCAGAGAAGATAGTCACTATTCTTGATGAattgtctgaagatgcaaatcagtggccctctgagagtgctgaaagaagaagagcgactggtgttcaccaagttgatgctaacacatctttGCAGGTACATCTTGATACCATGTCCAAGGAGATAAGGTAGTTGACCTTAGCTGCGATACAGAGTGAACCTCATGTAGCATGTGATAtttgtggaagaggacaccctactcatgagtgtcaagcctcaactgaggaagtgaatgctgtgggaaattataattttaatgaaaTGGGTCGGAAGCACCCCTAgtgtttcatggagttcacctaggggtactgcaaatgcatggcagCAAAGCAACCCCAGAcctcagggacaaggagctccaatCTTCCAAAATTAATAGAGGcagcagtttcagcctcaacagtcCAATCAACCTggtctagaagatctaatgaaagccttcattgtcaagacagatgagaggttaGACGCTCATGGAGCAGCCATCAAAGAACTGGGCACTGGTTTTCGAAatttggagagacaagtgggacaaattgccacaatattatctgagagaatCCCAGGCACTCTGCCAACTGATACTGAGAGAAACCCCAAggaaacagtgaatgttgtaactctgagaagtaggcaagtgttgaaagagcccgtccaagtccaaaaagatgtgatacttgaaaaagaaagtggggagcagctaaaaataaagttgataagaagaagaaaggcaagaaaggAACTGAGAAAAGGAAGAAGGAAGAGAATTCAAGAAGGGAAGAATCTGAAGAGAGCAAGCACATGCatgctttaccttttccccaaaagttgtatagagaaaagttggacaagcaatttgagagatttctggatatgctgaaacaggttaatgtaaatttgtcATTCACAGAAGTGATTttccaaatgccagcttatgccaaattcttgaaggagatccttacaaataagaggaagatagaagagacttcagtggtcaagctcacagagcattgcagtgcaatcttgcaaaataaactcccacaaaagtgtggagatctagggaattttactataccttgctctttagtcTCCATTAATTTTGACAAACCTTTATGTGATTCTGATGACACAATTAatctaatgcctttgtctatttacaagAAGCTGGAGGATgaaattggagagataaggtcagcaCCAATATGTTTGCAGCTAGCAGACCAAACAACTTTGATCCCTGAGGGTATAGTTGAAGATGTcgtagttc
This sequence is a window from Nicotiana tomentosiformis chromosome 5, ASM39032v3, whole genome shotgun sequence. Protein-coding genes within it:
- the LOC138892898 gene encoding uncharacterized protein; translated protein: MKKTPEKIVTILDELSEDANQWPSESAERRRATGVHQVDANTSLQRQQFQPQQSNQPGLEDLMKAFIVKTDERLDAHGAAIKELGTGFRNLERQVGQIATILSERIPGTLPTDTERNPKETVNVVTLRTKNKVDKKKKGKKGTEKRKKEENSRREESEESKHMHALPFPQKLYREKLDKQFERFLDMLKQVNVNLSFTEVIFQMPAYAKFLKEILTNKRKIEETSVKLEDEIGEIRSAPICLQLADQTTLIPEGIVEDVVVRVDKSVFPVDFIVVNMEENKEVPLILGRPFLATSRAILDIHDRKRMLRVGEETITLR
- the LOC138892897 gene encoding uncharacterized protein; translation: MAYNKVLREDLWRCLEARGVPGTYVRLIKDMYDRVKTRVRTVGGDSDYFPVMMGLHQGSALNPFLFSLVMDVLTRHFQGEVSWCMLFIDDIVLIDETRDNVNAQLEVWRQTLESKGFKLSSTKTEYLEWDGEIDKDVTHRIGAGWMEWRLASGILCDKKVPSKFKDKFYRVVVRPTMLYGAECWPVKIAHIQKMKVAEKRMLIWMCKHTRLDRIRNEVIRDKVCVAPIEDKMQEARLRWFGLVRSRSIDAPVRRCEGLTLEGLRRGRGRLKKRWGDVIRQDMAQLQLTEDMTLNRKERNLPENIEKVGQSSTKETMAEDDDNVDLAAREAAQQREKGARDAEEATIRDTQYIYEEERGH